Proteins encoded together in one Telopea speciosissima isolate NSW1024214 ecotype Mountain lineage chromosome 4, Tspe_v1, whole genome shotgun sequence window:
- the LOC122659437 gene encoding protein trichome birefringence-like 4, with amino-acid sequence MANVPVELSRNIPCSLSRSRSQRYVTIVFILALFLLVAAILTKNSPAAAASNLASRLLSRSGSTFYFYPTTTTTTSSLETHIESPPNPQSNHSHVDSNITTTTASVVHNNTNSSSDGKAPNSRKTKIPPQLPKKHSDVNVNVPSPSPSPSRSSPSSPSPLSSPSTSPLSSSLHSPSPLSSPSTSPLSSPSPATSPSPAPAMEVERSKTDVVKDMKSCDIFDGNWVVDNGPPAYQPGSCAYVEEAFNCFENGRVEDNFLRYRWQPRRCQIPRLDGKEMLDMLRGKRLVFVGDSLNRNMWESLVCFLREFVMDKKTVFEISGRVDFKTQGFDAFRFEEYNCSVEFIRSPFLVEEWEFTDNKTGARKETLRLDQIEESKAFKYQHADVLIFNTAHWWTHPKTTEGKDYYQEGNRVYSKLQMTEAYTKALHTWSKWIDANIDANKTTVFFRGYSSSHFQGGQWNSGGSCEFETTPITNDSYLKPYPEIMNVLESVLGEMRTPVLYLNITRMTNYRKDAHPAIFRDAQNHRQPGMIQDCSHWCLPGVPDVWNQMLYALLLTTHHNPQYNSS; translated from the exons ATGGCAAATGTTCCGGTGGAGCTCTCAAGAAACATACCATGCTCTCTCTCAAGATCAAGATCCCAGCGTTACGTAACCATAGTCTTCATACTTGCTCTTTTCCTCCTCGTAGCAGCAATTCTCACCAAAAACTCCCCGGCCGCCGCCGCTTCAAATCTTGCTTCTCGGCTTCTCTCCAGATCAGGTTCCACTTTTTATTTCtatcccaccaccaccaccactacttccTCCTTGGAAACCCATATTGAATCTCCCCCTAACCCACAAAGCAACCATAGTCATGTCGATAGTaatataacaacaacaacagctaGTGTTGTTCATAACAACACAAATAGCAGTAGCGATGGCAAAGCTCCCAATTCAAGAAAGACAAAGATCCCTCCACAGCTACCAAAGAAGCACAGCGATGTCAATGTCAATGtgccttccccttccccttcgcCTTCGCGTTCATCTCCGTCATCGCCTTCGCCTTTGTCTTCGCCTTCGACTTCACCTTTATCTTCATCTTTGCATTCGCCTTCACCTTTGTCTTCGCCTTCGACTTCACCTTTATCTTCGCCTTCACCTGCCACATCGCCTTCGCCTGCCCCCGCCATGGAAGTTGAAAGATCAAAGACCGATGTGGTTAAAGACATGAAATCTTGTGATATATTTGATGGTAACTGGGTTGTCGATAATGGACCCCCTGCCTACCAACCTGGTTCATGTGCATACGTCGAAGAAGCCTTCAATTGCTTTGAAAATGGACGGGTAGAAGATAATTTCCTCCGATATCGATGGCAACCACGTCGGTGTCAAATTCCAAG GttggatggaaaagagatgttAGATATGTTAAGAGGGAAGAGACTGGTTTTTGTAGGTGATTCATTGAATCGGAACATGTGGGAATCTCTCGTCTGTTTTCTAAGGGAGTTTGTGATGGATAAAAAAACAGTTTTTGAAATTTCAGGGCGGGTTGACTTCAAGACCCAAGGGTTCGATGCCTTTAGATTCGAA GAATATAATTGTTCAGTCGAGTTTATCCGATCACCATTCTTAGTGGAAGAATGGGAATTCACTGATAACAAGACTGGAGCTCGGAAGGAGACGCTTAGGCTCGACCAAATTGAAGAGTCGAAGGCCTTTAAATACCAACATGCCGATGTGCTAATCTTCAACACAGCCCACTGGTGGACGCATCCAAAAACTACTGAGGG CAAGGATTACTACCAAGAAGGTAATCGGGTATACAGCAAGCTCCAAATGACAGAAGCATATACAAAGGCCCTACACACTTGGTCTAAATGGATAGATGCTAATATTGATGCTAACAAAACCACAGTCTTCTTCCGAGGTTACTCATCTTCTCATTTTCA AGGAGGGCAATGGAACTCCGGAGGGAGTTGCGAATTCGAGACAACACCGATAACAAATGATTCTTACCTTAAACCATACCctgagattatgaatgtgttGGAGTCTGTTCTTGGGGAGATGAGAACACCAGTGTTATACCTCAATATAACAAGAATGACAAATTACAGGAAAGATGCCCATCCAGCAATTTTCAGGGATGCCCAGAATCATAGACAACCAGGAATGATACAAGACTGCAGCCACTGGTGTCTTCCTGGAGTTCCAGATGTCTGGAATCAGATGCTTTATGCCCTTCTTCTCACAACCCATCATAATCCCCAATACAATTCTTCTTGA
- the LOC122659694 gene encoding uncharacterized protein LOC122659694, translated as MAVYVRTKRVTDPLNDKVKACLSGRENHRHTSYNSSGSEHSPCLSDLVHGFLEDESSDVQNHNESSDFNRDSLLHETVDAINSLLNPSVDSNQFRICLLSLVSKAVDDFACVRSNMSIFRRKVMTYLRDAGYNAAICKTKWESSGGLTAGNYEFIDVVRSDSSEGEWQQRYIVDVDFSGEFVIARPTANYECLLHVLPNIYVGRPEELKQIVRLVAEAAKRSLKSRELSLPPWRKNRYMQTKWFGPYRRTVNQGPATVFFPNDLDHFSVKCRSIGFDTVSDDINRFVFPTAGDSNQINTEISFFGN; from the coding sequence ATGGCGGTTTACGTGAGAACCAAGCGAGTAACAGATCCTCTCAACGACAAGGTCAAGGCGTGTCTCTCCGGCAGAGAGAACCACCGTCATACCAGCTACAACAGCAGTGGCAGCGAGCATTCCCCTTGCCTCTCTGACCTCGTCCATGGCTTCTTAGAAGACGAATCCAGCGACGTACAAAACCACAACGAATCCTCCGATTTCAACCGCGATTCCTTGCTCCACGAAACCGTCGATGCCATCAATAGCTTGCTCAATCCGTCTGTCGATTCCAATCAGTTTCGGATCTGCCTCCTCTCTCTCGTCTCCAAAGCAGTGGATGACTTTGCGTGCGTGAGATCTAACATGTCAATTTTCCGGCGGAAAGTGATGACATATCTGAGAGATGCTGGTTACAATGCGGCGATCTGTAAGACAAAATGGGAGAGCTCCGGCGGACTCACCGCTGGAAACTATGAGTTCATCGATGTCGTCAGATCTGATTCATCTGAAGGCGAGTGGCAGCAGAGGTATATCGTTGATGTCGATTTCTCAGGGGAATTCGTAATCGCTCGTCCGACGGCGAACTACGAGTGTCTACTTCACGTACTGCCGAATATTTACGTCGGTAGACCAGAGGAGCTGAAGCAGATCGTGAGATTAGTGGCGGAAGCGGCGAAAAGGTCACTGAAGAGCAGAGAGCTTTCTCTACCTCCATGGAGAAAGAATCGCTACATGCAAACCAAGTGGTTCGGTCCGTACCGTAGGACTGTGAACCAGGGTCCAGCCACGGTCTTCTTTCCGAACGATTTAGATCATTTCTCCGTAAAATGCCGGTCCATTGGGTTCGATACCGTCTCCGACGATATCAACCGGTTCGTCTTCCCCACGGCCGGTGACTCGAACCAGATAAATAcagaaatttctttttttggaaattaG